AGCCGTCGCCCCTCCACCTCTGTGATCGGCGTCATACGATGAGAATCTCACGCATACCTGATGAAACGGTGTAATACCCCAGAAAGGGTGCTGCTGGTGAGATCCATTTGGAACGGCGCCATCTCGTTCGGCCTGGTCAGCATTCCTATCAAGCTGGTGAACGCCACCGAGAGCCACTCGATCTCCTTCCGCCAGATCCACACCGAGGACGGCGGCCGCGTCCGCTACCGCAAGGTCTGCGAACTGGAGGACCGGGAGATCAGCCAGGCGGAGATCGGCAAGGGGTACGAGGACGCCGACGGCACCATCATCCCGATCACCGACGAGGACCTTGCCCATCTGCCGCTCCCGACGACGAAGACGATCGAGATCGTGGCCTTCGTGCCGGGCGAGCGGATCGATCCGCTCCAGATGGATGCCGCGTACTACCTCCAGGCGGGCGGCGCCCCCGCCGCCAAGCCGTACACGCTGCTGAGAGAGGCCCTCAAGCGCAGCAACAAGGTGGCCATCGCCAAGTTCGCGCTGCGGGGGCGGGAGCGGCTCGGGATGCTGCGGGTGGTGGAGGACGCCATCGCACTGCACGGGCTGCTGTGGCCGGACGAGGTCCGCGCGCCCGAGGGACTCGCCCCCGACACCAAGGTCACCGTCAGCGACAAGGAACTGGACCTCGCCGACGCCCTGATGGACACCCTCGGCGAGATCGACCTCGACGAACTCCACGACGAGTACCGCGAGGCGCTGGAGGAGGTCGTCGCCGCGAAGGCCGCGGGCGAGGCACCTCCGGAGGCACCCGAGCGGGCGAAGGGCGGCAAGGTCCTCGACCTCATGGCCGCGCTGGAGAAGAGTGTCCGGGACGCGAAGGAGTCCCGGGGCGAGGAGTCGGGGGAGATCACGCGGCTGCCGCAGCGCAAGTCGGCGCGGGCGGCGCCGAAGCAGACGGGCGGCAAGAAGTCCACGTCGGCCACGAAGAAGACGGCGGCCGCCAAGAAGACGACGGCGAAGTCGTCACAGGGAACGAAGAAGACCGCGTCGGCGAAGAAGGCGACGAGCGCGAAGAAGACGACGGCCAAGAAGACGACCGCCCGCAAACGGACCGCGTGACCTGCGCACCGCCGTCGGCACCGCGCAGGTCGCGTCAGTGTGTCGGCGGGGTCAGCCGACGGCCTTCGCGGACTCGATGATCACCGGCTGCGTGGGCACGTCACCGTGACCGCGGCTGCTGCCGGTCCGCACGCCCTTGATCTGGTCGACGACGTCCTGGCCCTCGACGACCTTGCCGAACACGGTGTAACCCCAGCCGTTCGGGCTCTTGGCCGTGAAGTTGAGGAACTCGTTGTCCGAGACGTTGATGAAGAACTGCGCGGTCGCCGAGTGCGGGTCGCTGGTGCGCGCCATCGCCACGGTGTACGCGGTGTTCTTCAGACCGTTGTCGGCCTCGTTCGGGACCGGCGCGAGCGTGGGCTTCTGCACCATGTCCGGGGTGAAGCCACCGCCCTGGACCATGAAGTCGTTGATCACCCGGTGGAAGATCGTGCCGTCGTAGTGCCCGTTGCCGACGTACTTCAGGAAGTTCTCGACGGTCTTGGGAGCCTCGGCGTCGGCGAGCTCGAGGACGATACGGCCGAAATTAGTGGTCAGCTCGACCCTGGACATGGGAATCGTCCCTTTCTGGTGGGGCATGACCGAAGCATCTTGTCACACGGCTGCCCAGGCCCGACGACCTCACGGCGTCACGGCGTCGCGGCCTCACGGCAGAGGCGACGTCCTAGGGGCGTCACCGGGCGCGTTCCCGGTCGTGCCGCCCGCCGTCGGAACGGCCGACGGTTCGGAGGGGACAGGTGACGGCGACGCCGGGCCCGTGGTGGTGGGCGGGGGACTGCTCACCGGGGCCGGCGGCACCGAGGAGCGGCCGGGGTCCGCGCCGGGCAGGGCGGCCACGGCCCCGGCCGTGAGGACGGCGGCCACCAGCACTCCCACGGCGCCCGAGACTGCCGTACGACGGCGTCGGATCCTTCGACCGCCGGCGACGGCGGAGCCGACCTCCGTACCGAGCCCGGTGCCGTCGGCCCCCACGAGGCCGTCGAAGTAGGTCCGGTACGGCCGCCGTCCCGTCGTACGGCCAAGTCCTCCTGGGCGGACCCTGGTTGGGCCGCGTGCTGCCGGAAGGCCCCGTCGTGCGGTCGTGTCGGAGGTGGCGGCGTGGGGGAGCGGGCCCGCGTCGAGCGGGGGCACCGGCTCGGTGTACGGCCAAGTCGCCCTGGTTGCAGCCGGGTTGGGCCGCGTGCTGCCGGAAGCCCCGTCGTGCGGTCGTGTCGGAGGTGGCGGCGTGGGGGAGCGGGCCCGCGTCGAGCGGTCGTGGCGCCGTCCCCCTAGGTGTGCGCTGGTCGGGCCGTGTGCTGTCGGAAGGCCCACCGCATCTCCGGTTCCACCAGGCATCGCAGGGCGCGTCGGACCGGTGGGGTGCACAGGGCGGTCACGACGGCGGCGGCGATGAGGGCGACCGCGGCCGCGCCGAGCGGTTCGTGGACCCAGGCGGGCCCGTACCAGCCCCAGAACCGGGCGCCCTGGACGAGGAATCCGTGCAGCAGATAGCCGTAGAGCGTGCCCGCGCCCAGCACCGTGAACCAGGTCCGCCGCCCGGGCACCAGGGCGAGGAAGCACCCGACCAGGACCAGCGAGCACCCGAAGGTGACCAGCGTCATCACCGGCCCCGACCAGCCGGGCGCCCCCAACTCCTGGGCGCTGTCCCGGTGGTAGAACCAGGCCCCGCTCATCCGCGGCACGGCCCAGTAGGCGAGCGCGAGCGCGACCACGAACACCGGCAGGGCCGCCAGCCGTACGGCCCGCCGACGGATCAGGCGGAAGTACTCCGGCTTAAGGCACAGACCCAGCACGAAGTACGGCAGGAACTGCAGGACACGCTGCAGATCGAGATCGTCGCCGATGGAGGGCGTGAGGGTGGCGAGCATAGCCACGACGAGGGCGAGCGGCACCGGATGACGTACTCGCTGCCACAGAGGAGTGGTCAGCCGCCATACGAACAACGCCACCAGGAACCACGTCAGATACAGCGGGTCCAGCAGACTCACCGGCCGCTCCGGCACCTGGTCGGTCCACCGGGTGAAGAACGTGTACGCCGTCTCGAACACGACGTACGGCACGATCAGCCCGGTCACCAGTCTCCGCAGCCGCTGCGGGCCGGCGTCGAAGTTCCGCGAGAAGTACCCGGAGACGACGATGAACGCGGGCATGTGAAAGGCGTACACGAGCAGGTACAGCGCCGAGACGCCCCGGCTCCCGTCCCGCAACGGCTCCCACGCGTGTCCCACCGCGACCAGCACGATCGCCAGATACTTGATGTTGTCGAAGTAGGCGTCGCGCTCCGCGGGACGCTGCGCTGCGGGTCTTTCCCGAGGGGCGACAGTGACAAGTTGCTCGTGCATCCCGGGCGCCTCACCACTCCGGAGCGGCCCAAACCCCGTACCTGAGTGCTAGCTGTGCCCCGTAGGTGCCGCGCGGGACGAGCGTGCCTCAGGCAGCCGTGCTCAGCGCCTCCCGTCCCGCCACCTCGCCGCCCGGCTTCGTCGGCAGGGCGACGGGCTCCGGTGTGCGGCGTGCCCGTAGCAGGAAACCCGCACCGATCGCGCCGGCGACGAGCAGGCCACCGGTCACGAGAGCTCCGCGTGCCCCGGCCAGTTCCATGAGCAGGCCCAGCGCCGGCGGGCCGCCGAGGCCCCACACCGTGCCGATGCTGCTCCACACGCCGAGGACGCGTCCGCGCAGGTGAGGGGGCGGGTCGGTCTGGAGGACGGCCGTTCCGGCGGTGTCGGAGACGGACTCCACCGCGGCCATGGGCAGGACCAGCACCAGCAGGACGGCCACCGACGGTGACAGCCCCGCCGCCAGTTGCAGCAGCGCGCCCGCGGCGGCCAGCGTGCCCACCAGCCGGACGGAGGGCCGCCGCAGCCGGGCACCGAGGAACGCGCCCAGGATGCCGCCGACGGCGAGGACGGCGGAGACCGTGCCGAAGGCCTCCGCACCGCCCGCGAGCGGCCCGGTGACGAGCACGGCCAGGGTCAGCCCGTAGTTGCGCCCGAAGACCGCGCTGATCCCGGTGATGCCGGCGAGCGCGACCAGGCGGGGCCGGCGTGCGAAGAAGCGCAGGCCTTCGCGCATGGTCGTGTCGGCCCCGGCCCCGGCCTCGGCCTCGGCCCCGGCCTCGGCCCCGGCCCCGGCCTCGGCCCCGGCCCCGGCCCCGGTCCGCGCGCGGCGGCGGTCGGGTCGGGCCCGGCCGTCGGCGCCGCCCCGGGCGCGGGGCGCAGGAACGGCACGACCGCGGCGACGAACAGGAAGGACAGCCCGTTGGCCGCGTACGCGGCGGCCGTGCCGAGAAAGCCGACCGTCACGCCGGCCAGGGCGGTCCCGACGAGGCGGCCGGCGCTGTGCACCATCGCGCCGATGCCGATGGCGGAGGGGACGTCCTCGGCCGGGACGAGATCGTTGCCCAGCAGAGCGCACGCCGGTCCGTCGACGGTGGCGATGATGCCGGTCACAGCGGCCAGCACCAGCAGCGACGTCATGTCGAGCCGGTCCAGCGCCACGAGCACGGCCGTGACGAAGGCGACCGCGCCGAGCAGGGTCTGGCTGACGGCCGCCGTCAGCTTGCGCGACCAGCGGTCCACGGCCGCTCCGCCCAGCAGGCTCATGAACAGGGCGGGGCCGGCCTGGACGGACATCGACAGCCCCGTCGCGGCGGCGGACCCGGTGATCTGCAGAACGAGCAGGTTCTGCACCGTGAGCTGCATCCAGGTGCCGGCGTTCGACACGAAGTTCGCGACGGACCACCAGCGCATGCTGCGGTGTCTCAGGGATCGCCACGGCGCGCGTGACGCCTCCCGGGGGGAGGTCCCGGCGATGTTCGGGGCAGCGGAAGGGCAGGCAGGGACAGGAGTGGAAGACACAGTGCGGTACCCGAGAGGCGAAGTGGCAGGTCAGACAGGTAGGCGAAACCGAGGAACGCCGGCTGCGCTGCGCGGCCA
This portion of the Streptomyces canus genome encodes:
- a CDS encoding peptidylprolyl isomerase — encoded protein: MSRVELTTNFGRIVLELADAEAPKTVENFLKYVGNGHYDGTIFHRVINDFMVQGGGFTPDMVQKPTLAPVPNEADNGLKNTAYTVAMARTSDPHSATAQFFINVSDNEFLNFTAKSPNGWGYTVFGKVVEGQDVVDQIKGVRTGSSRGHGDVPTQPVIIESAKAVG
- the ku gene encoding non-homologous end joining protein Ku, producing the protein MRSIWNGAISFGLVSIPIKLVNATESHSISFRQIHTEDGGRVRYRKVCELEDREISQAEIGKGYEDADGTIIPITDEDLAHLPLPTTKTIEIVAFVPGERIDPLQMDAAYYLQAGGAPAAKPYTLLREALKRSNKVAIAKFALRGRERLGMLRVVEDAIALHGLLWPDEVRAPEGLAPDTKVTVSDKELDLADALMDTLGEIDLDELHDEYREALEEVVAAKAAGEAPPEAPERAKGGKVLDLMAALEKSVRDAKESRGEESGEITRLPQRKSARAAPKQTGGKKSTSATKKTAAAKKTTAKSSQGTKKTASAKKATSAKKTTAKKTTARKRTA
- a CDS encoding acyltransferase family protein, which produces MHEQLVTVAPRERPAAQRPAERDAYFDNIKYLAIVLVAVGHAWEPLRDGSRGVSALYLLVYAFHMPAFIVVSGYFSRNFDAGPQRLRRLVTGLIVPYVVFETAYTFFTRWTDQVPERPVSLLDPLYLTWFLVALFVWRLTTPLWQRVRHPVPLALVVAMLATLTPSIGDDLDLQRVLQFLPYFVLGLCLKPEYFRLIRRRAVRLAALPVFVVALALAYWAVPRMSGAWFYHRDSAQELGAPGWSGPVMTLVTFGCSLVLVGCFLALVPGRRTWFTVLGAGTLYGYLLHGFLVQGARFWGWYGPAWVHEPLGAAAVALIAAAVVTALCTPPVRRALRCLVEPEMRWAFRQHTARPAHT